One window of the Prinia subflava isolate CZ2003 ecotype Zambia chromosome 1, Cam_Psub_1.2, whole genome shotgun sequence genome contains the following:
- the NDUFB9 gene encoding NADH dehydrogenase [ubiquinone] 1 beta subcomplex subunit 9, giving the protein MAAYLTHQQKVLRLYKKSLRHLESWCIHRDKYRYFACLLRDRFDQNKNIKDMVKATELLKAGEEEFWASQHPQPYIFPDSPGGTSYERYELYKLPEWCLDFWHPSEKAMYPDYFAKREQWKKLQRESWEREIKQLQEETPADGPKTEALPPARKEGHLPPMWWHHVTRPREQPM; this is encoded by the exons ATGGCCGCGTACCTGACGCACCAGCAGAAGGTGCTGCGGCTGTACAAGAAATCCCTGCGGCACCTCGAGTCCTGGTGCATCCATCG AGACAAGTACCGCTACTTCGCCTGCCTCCTGAGGGACCGGTTCGATCAGAACAAGAATATAAAGGACATGGTGAAAGCCACCGAGCTGCTGAAGGCCGGCGAGGAGGAGTTCTGGGCCAGCCAGCACCCGCAGCCGTACATCTTCCCCGACTCCCCCGGCGGCACTTCCTACGAGAGATACGAGTTATACaag CTTCCTGAATGGTGCTTGGATTTCTGGCACCCCTCTGAGAAGGCAATGTATCCGGATTACTTTGCCAAACGGGAGCAGTGGAAGAAGCTGCAGcgggagagctgggaaagagaG ATTAAGCAGTTGCAAGAAGAAACTCCAGCTGATGGTCCAAAAACTGAAGCTTTGCCTCCAGCTCGTAAGGAAGGGCATCTGCCCCCCATGTGGTGGCATCACGTCACTCGACCTCGTGAGCAGCCCATGTGA